Proteins co-encoded in one Bacteroidota bacterium genomic window:
- a CDS encoding DUF3127 domain-containing protein has translation MFNISGTLKVKGKEQNVSDKFKKREFVLTENSSQYPQHLSFQLTQDRCGLLEPFNEGAEIKVFFNLRGREWTSPQNELKYFNSLEAWKIEAVGAVAPTSAPTNTAVSEPVISSSEEDDLPF, from the coding sequence ATGTTTAACATTTCAGGAACCCTTAAAGTAAAAGGAAAGGAACAAAACGTTTCCGATAAATTTAAAAAGCGCGAATTTGTGCTTACCGAAAATAGTTCACAATACCCGCAGCACTTGAGCTTTCAACTTACACAAGACCGTTGTGGATTATTGGAACCATTTAACGAAGGCGCCGAAATAAAAGTATTTTTTAATCTACGCGGCCGCGAATGGACCAGTCCGCAAAATGAACTGAAGTATTTTAATTCGCTTGAGGCATGGAAAATTGAGGCAGTTGGTGCTGTAGCTCCTACTAGTGCTCCAACTAACACAGCTGTTTCTGAACCTGTAATAAGTTCATCAGAAGAAGACGATTTGCCTTTTTAA
- a CDS encoding DegT/DnrJ/EryC1/StrS family aminotransferase, which yields MKKIQMVDLKSQYEKIKTEVDAAIMQVIENTAFINGPEVKAFQAELENYLKVKHVIPCANGTDALQIAMMALGLKPGDEVITANFTYVATAEVIALLGLTPVLVDVLPDTFDIDLAAVEKAITPKTKAIVPVHLFGQCADMEALMNLAKKHNLFVIEDTAQAIGADYTYSDGSKHKAGTMGSVGCTSFFPSKNLGCYGDGGAIYTNDDALAKSIRMIANHGQSVLYYHDSIGVNSRLDSIQAAILRIKLRELDGYAKARNAAAAYYDKAFANHPKVKTPARAKNSTHVFHQYTLQLKGVDRAALKDYLASKDIPAMIYYPVPLHLQKAYTDARYKAGDFPVTEQLCATVISLPMHTELDAETLKYITSEVLSFLNK from the coding sequence ATGAAGAAAATTCAAATGGTTGACCTGAAAAGTCAATACGAAAAAATAAAAACAGAAGTTGATGCAGCCATCATGCAAGTGATTGAAAACACTGCATTTATCAATGGCCCTGAAGTAAAAGCATTTCAAGCTGAACTAGAAAATTACTTAAAAGTAAAACACGTAATACCTTGTGCCAATGGTACCGATGCTTTACAAATTGCGATGATGGCCTTGGGTTTAAAACCCGGCGACGAGGTTATTACAGCTAATTTTACCTATGTAGCAACAGCCGAAGTAATTGCATTGCTTGGTTTAACACCGGTATTGGTAGATGTATTGCCCGATACTTTCGACATTGATTTAGCTGCTGTTGAAAAGGCAATTACCCCTAAGACTAAAGCCATTGTTCCGGTTCATTTATTTGGTCAATGCGCCGATATGGAAGCTTTGATGAACTTGGCTAAGAAGCATAATTTGTTTGTAATTGAAGATACTGCTCAAGCAATTGGTGCCGATTATACCTATTCGGATGGAAGCAAACACAAAGCAGGAACAATGGGAAGCGTTGGATGTACTTCGTTTTTCCCTTCTAAAAACTTAGGTTGTTACGGCGATGGTGGCGCAATTTATACGAATGACGATGCGTTAGCGAAATCAATTCGCATGATTGCCAATCACGGTCAAAGTGTGCTGTATTACCACGATAGCATAGGTGTAAATTCTCGTCTCGATAGCATTCAAGCAGCCATTTTGCGCATTAAATTACGTGAATTAGATGGCTATGCTAAAGCACGAAACGCCGCTGCTGCTTATTACGACAAGGCTTTTGCCAATCATCCTAAAGTAAAAACTCCTGCAAGAGCTAAAAACTCCACCCATGTTTTTCATCAATATACTTTGCAATTAAAAGGAGTAGATCGTGCGGCATTAAAGGATTATTTAGCATCTAAAGACATACCGGCAATGATTTATTATCCGGTGCCCTTACACCTGCAAAAAGCTTATACCGATGCTCGCTACAAAGCAGGCGATTTTCCGGTAACCGAGCAATTGTGTGCTACCGTAATTTCCTTGCCCATGCATACCGAATTAGATGCTGAAACATTGAAGTACATTACTAGCGAAGTACTTTCTTTTTTAAACAAATAA
- a CDS encoding UDP-glucose/GDP-mannose dehydrogenase family protein, whose product MNIAVVGTGYVGLVTGTCLAETGNHVICVDINEAKVQKMQAGEIPIYEPHLDALFERNIKHGRLHFTTNLKEAVDKAKIIFLALPTPPGEDGSADLSYILGVANDLGKIINEYKIIVDKSTVPVGTAEKVYNAIKANANCEFDVVSNPEFLREGFAVDDFMKPDRVVIGTRSERAKKLMEDLYKPYVRQGNPIIFMDEKSAELTKYAANAFLATKITFMNEIANLCEKLGADVDAIRMGIGSDDRIGKRFLFPGIGYGGSCFPKDVQALEKSAIDSDYDFRILKAVMQVNEKQKTSIIPKMLAYFKNNLKGKRIALWGLAFKPDTDDIREAPALYLIDALTMAGATVCAYDPEGMNNVKNLLGDKILYANDPYQALENADALLIATEWNIFRTPDFEQLEKLLKAKVIFDGRNLYSPQQMREMGYYYCSVGRELVQPAN is encoded by the coding sequence ATGAACATAGCAGTTGTTGGAACAGGATACGTTGGATTGGTAACAGGTACCTGCCTCGCCGAAACAGGAAACCATGTAATTTGTGTAGACATTAACGAAGCAAAAGTGCAGAAAATGCAGGCCGGAGAAATTCCAATTTATGAGCCGCATCTCGATGCATTGTTTGAACGTAATATTAAACATGGGCGATTGCACTTTACTACCAATTTGAAAGAAGCTGTTGATAAAGCAAAAATTATTTTTCTTGCTTTGCCTACACCTCCCGGTGAAGATGGTAGCGCCGATTTAAGTTATATTTTGGGTGTTGCCAACGATTTGGGCAAAATAATTAACGAATACAAGATAATTGTTGATAAAAGCACAGTGCCAGTAGGTACTGCCGAAAAGGTGTACAATGCTATTAAAGCCAATGCAAACTGTGAGTTTGATGTGGTTTCGAATCCTGAATTTTTGCGCGAAGGATTTGCTGTAGATGATTTTATGAAACCTGATAGAGTGGTAATTGGAACACGTTCGGAAAGAGCCAAAAAGCTGATGGAAGACTTGTACAAACCCTATGTTCGACAAGGAAATCCAATTATTTTTATGGATGAAAAATCGGCCGAATTAACCAAGTACGCTGCCAATGCTTTTTTAGCTACAAAAATTACCTTCATGAACGAAATCGCCAATTTGTGCGAGAAATTGGGAGCCGATGTAGATGCAATTCGCATGGGTATTGGTTCTGACGATCGCATTGGGAAGCGCTTCTTGTTTCCCGGTATTGGTTATGGTGGAAGTTGTTTTCCGAAAGATGTGCAAGCGCTTGAAAAATCAGCTATTGACAGTGATTACGACTTTAGAATTTTAAAGGCAGTAATGCAGGTTAATGAAAAACAGAAAACAAGCATTATTCCTAAAATGCTTGCGTATTTCAAGAATAACCTAAAGGGAAAAAGAATAGCACTTTGGGGATTGGCCTTTAAACCTGATACCGATGATATTCGTGAGGCTCCTGCCTTGTATCTAATTGATGCATTAACTATGGCAGGTGCCACCGTTTGCGCTTACGATCCTGAAGGAATGAACAACGTGAAAAATTTGTTAGGCGATAAAATTTTATACGCTAATGATCCTTATCAAGCGCTTGAAAATGCTGATGCTTTGCTCATCGCGACTGAATGGAATATTTTTAGAACTCCCGATTTCGAGCAACTTGAAAAGCTCTTGAAAGCTAAAGTTATTTTTGATGGTCGTAATTTATACAGCCCACAACAAATGCGTGAAATGGGTTATTACTATTGCAGTGTTGGACGAGAGTTAGTGCAACCGGCTAACTAA
- a CDS encoding SDR family oxidoreductase gives MKRVLITGAAGFLGSHLCDRFIKEGYCVIAMDNLITGDLRNIEHLFKLKNFEFYHHDVSKFVHIPGELHYILHFASPASPIDYLKIPIQTLKVGSLGTHNLLGLAKAKGARMLIASTSEVYGDPMVHPQTEDYWGNVNPIGPRGVYDEAKRFQEAITMAYHTYHKVETRIVRIFNTYGPRMRLNDGRVLPAFIGQALRGEDLTMFGDGSQTRSFCYVDDLVEGIYRLLLSDYAYPVNIGNPAEITIKQFGEEIIKLTGTSQKLISKPLPQDDPKQRRPDITKAKELLGWEPKVNREEGLKITYEYFKSLSKEELFKTEHRTFN, from the coding sequence ATGAAAAGAGTATTAATTACTGGAGCTGCCGGATTTTTAGGCTCTCATTTGTGCGATCGATTTATTAAAGAAGGCTATTGCGTTATAGCCATGGATAATTTAATTACCGGAGATTTAAGAAATATTGAACATCTTTTTAAACTTAAAAATTTTGAATTTTATCACCACGATGTTTCAAAATTTGTACACATACCCGGCGAATTACACTATATACTTCATTTTGCTTCGCCTGCAAGTCCAATCGATTATTTAAAAATTCCTATCCAAACGTTAAAGGTTGGTTCTTTGGGAACACACAATTTGCTTGGATTAGCCAAAGCAAAAGGTGCACGCATGTTAATTGCATCAACCAGCGAAGTTTACGGCGATCCAATGGTGCATCCGCAAACGGAAGATTATTGGGGAAATGTAAATCCAATCGGCCCGCGAGGCGTATACGACGAAGCCAAACGTTTTCAAGAAGCCATTACAATGGCCTATCATACTTACCACAAAGTAGAAACACGTATTGTGCGTATTTTCAATACCTATGGTCCAAGAATGCGACTAAACGATGGTCGTGTATTGCCTGCTTTTATTGGACAAGCATTGCGTGGTGAAGATTTAACCATGTTTGGTGATGGTTCTCAAACACGTTCGTTTTGTTATGTGGATGATTTGGTGGAAGGTATTTATCGTCTGTTGTTAAGTGATTATGCCTATCCAGTGAATATTGGCAATCCTGCCGAAATTACCATCAAACAATTTGGCGAAGAAATTATTAAACTCACCGGAACATCACAAAAATTAATTTCAAAACCATTACCTCAAGACGATCCAAAGCAGCGTAGACCAGACATTACAAAAGCAAAAGAATTACTTGGATGGGAACCAAAAGTGAACAGAGAAGAGGGACTTAAAATTACCTACGAATACTTTAAATCCTTGTCAAAAGAGGAATTGTTTAAAACCGAACACCGCACATTTAATTAA
- a CDS encoding N-acetyltransferase has product MEYSAHASAFIDEGCKIGKGTKIWHFSHIMSNCVLGENCNIGQNVVISPGVVLGSNVKVQNNVSIYTGVTCDDDVFLGPSMVFTNVINPRSAINRKNEYAKTHVGKGASIGANATIVCGHNIGEFAFIGAGAVVTKNVPAYSLWVGNPAKQLGWISEYGHRLKFDAYNTAVCPESKEKYQLNEGKVSKV; this is encoded by the coding sequence ATGGAATATTCAGCACATGCGTCTGCCTTTATTGACGAAGGATGTAAGATTGGAAAAGGGACTAAAATTTGGCATTTTTCGCACATTATGTCGAATTGTGTATTGGGCGAAAATTGCAACATTGGCCAAAACGTAGTGATATCGCCTGGCGTAGTGTTAGGGAGCAATGTTAAGGTGCAAAATAATGTTTCAATTTATACCGGCGTAACCTGCGACGACGATGTATTTCTAGGACCTTCCATGGTTTTTACCAACGTTATTAACCCAAGAAGTGCAATCAATCGTAAAAACGAATATGCCAAAACACATGTTGGAAAAGGGGCTTCTATCGGAGCCAATGCAACTATTGTTTGCGGGCATAACATTGGCGAATTTGCGTTTATTGGTGCCGGAGCAGTGGTTACAAAAAATGTCCCTGCTTATTCATTATGGGTTGGTAATCCTGCCAAACAATTGGGTTGGATTAGTGAATACGGTCATCGCTTAAAATTTGATGCTTACAACACTGCCGTTTGTCCCGAAAGTAAGGAGAAGTATCAACTCAATGAAGGAAAAGTAAGTAAAGTTTAA